The Lycium barbarum isolate Lr01 chromosome 11, ASM1917538v2, whole genome shotgun sequence genome contains the following window.
AGGGGATCCCTACTTCTACCTTTATCACTTCAGCTTAGGAGATCCAGTTCAAGGACTGAAATTAAATCAAAGTGATTAGGAAATACCAAAGGTTCAATTGATCCAGGCAATGTACCAAAATTGTCGATTTGGTCCCAAATCTCTGGGTTGCTTTTCTCCAATAATGAATCAGTGCCTAAGATCAAGCTGGAAGGTGTAGCCTTTGGAAATCTTCCTGGTGATAAGTTGTCCATGAAATAGTTCCTTTGCACAAGTAAGAAACCAATGTCTCATTCCGTATATGAATTCTTAAAAGTTTCTCATAATGGATGAAACTCAATGGACCTTGCTAATATGCCATATACCGAATCATAAATGGGTCTTAAATATGTCTATTACATGAGGATAAATAACCTGAAGGTTGAACCTGTGGTGGTAATGGAGTAGCTTCCTATAGCTTGATCGCTTTGTTGTAGTCTGTCTTTCTATCAGAGGTTTGATGCATTTTCCACCCTTTTTGCAGGATAATCATGCTGGCTGAAGTAGTCTGTGCTGCTTCTTTCATGACTCTCTATATTGGTGAGTGACCTCACCTGCGGTTTTCTTTGACAAGCGTCATTTCTGTAGCCATACTTTATAGTAAAGCCCACCCATGTCTCCCTAGAAAGTAATTCCAAAAAGTTGCTAGATGAAGTTGAGTCTTAAACTTCATATTTGATGACTAAGAATTGTTTAAGGCTGTTGAATTACCTATTATATATTCCAAAAATTGTATACTATTAGGAATCATATTTGCAAAAATAACATTTGTCAGTGCAACGCCTTCAATTGTCACAGGTTATGTTCATCAGTacaattcatttcattcccagCCCGATGTTTTGAAGTCACTTTATTCGCCACTTCAACCATCAAATTCTGTGGAAGGACCGAGGTATCTCTTTAGATCTACACATTTGAATTTAATCCATATTCTCGTGACAAACTAGTTCCATTAATGGATGACTCTGCAAGGAGTCTCCTGTAAAATAAAGAGCTTTGCAGACACAGTTTCTTGTCTTTTTGCCACATGTTTTGATTCTCAAAGCACATTACTCTTTTTATGTCTAATAAAGTATGGAAGCAATAATATGATTGAAAAGGAACCAAATAGCTCAAGGAATTATTTTTAGTATTTATGGAGGTACAATCAAACTACTCTCTCAATCCTTTTTAGATGACTGTGAAAAGCTTTGGAAGTTAATTGCAGTTGGAGATCTGTTGAAAATATTCAGTAAAATCTGAAAAAGTGGGTTCTTTTGTTGAAAAGAAAAGACAACAAAGCTGTGATTATAGAAAAAAAACTTCATTGACTTGAttgagttaaaaaaaaatgacaatataCAAGAGTTGCTCCTTATATAGGAGTCTTAGGATAGGTACATATGATAGTTAATCAATTTCTATGCTAATAAGTAAGTAAATAATCTATTAATAGATAGAAAATATCCTATAGAATGAATGTTGACATGTTTGAATCCAGACATATATGCTCTTCATATTCTAGCAAAAGCCAAAACAAAGAACAAAATGTTTTATGTCAATTAAAATCTTGACGATTAGAAGCCATTATAAGAAAAGGTAAAATATATCGGGATGACTAGAATGGAAAGTAGCCTAATAAATTGGGGCTGATAAAGTAGACATACATGTTTGAACACATCGATGTTTAGATGTAGCTACCCTGTGCAAGGCAATTTTGTGGAACGAAAGCTATATTGTCTTCTGAGATGGTTACATCTTTGGTGATCTGAGAAGTGGCAGGGTTTTGGTGGAAAACTGATGCTAAAGAATAATCAAATATACTTGTGCTTCTCTACAACAGTTAGAACTTGCAGATGTATACTCATGCTCAGGATGATGAGATGCCATCTTCTCTATGTTCCTTGGAGCAAGGACTTCTGAGAACAGATGGAACAAAGATCTTAAAAGTTGCTTACAAGCTGCCTTTGGAAGATAAATGATTTTCTGATGTTTACTGGGAGCCTTTTGTTATTTAGGTATCAAGATGGTGGTCAACTATCTGATCAGGTCATGGCGTTATTGCAATATCAGCAAGAAAATATACACTTTCTGAGTGAGGAGGTATGTGTTGATAAAGAAAATGCTGATACTTTTTTGTAGAAATAAGGTTCCAGCCATGTTTCATTAGAAAGAGAGTAAAATAGGAACTGGACTTTGAGGATATTTATATTACTAGTTGTATCAAGTAATTAACAGCACATAGAAGTTCATATTTATTGCACGTAAGGGATCTCCCACTGTTCTTCGGAAAGGAAGGTGGAGTTCTACACATTTCTAGCTCTTGGTTGCCGCAGGATGTATCGATTTCTTGCGGCCAAATTGGAAAAAGAATAGCATTTTGATTGGATTTTGATCATTCTTGTGGAATTATTATCTTCACTTCTCTGTCTGAATTTTGATGTTTTTCTTCCTTTAGATTCTTGGATTACAGGAATCCTTGAGCAAATATGAAAGGTCTAATGATGGGACGGCACCTCAGGTAAGCTTCTCCTTATCGAAGTTGTTTTGCTACAGGAATCGCCTTCCTGTATTCCCTAGAAAAGAAAGGCTAGAAAAGAAAGAATGTAACTTTTTGACTGCATAGTGAGTTGGGGTCTGTGTTAAGCCCTAAGTCAGAAGGAAACCAAAGAATTTGAGAGGGATAAACCTGTATCCACCATAAATCTGAAAGTGGTAAACAATCTTCCGCACTTCCCACTTTATAAGATCTTGGTGAAGGTATTTTCTGTTTAAGATTATGAAAAAAAGGGCTTCACTTCTGTTATTGTTGTTGACCAACACAGCTGGTAATAACTGTCTGAACAGGTTTCATATTGACAAAGccaggaaacaaaaaaaaaaagtcatagaTGCTGAGGATCAGAGGCGGATGGAGCAGTATaacttggggttcaattgaaccccaaactttcgatgcggggtataaatttatgtgtaaaaaattactaaaattacaataaatagtagatatgaacccataactttagaaatataatggtttAGTGCCGAAAATTTAAGATGTTGAATCCCTAaaatttaaatcctagatccgcctctgctgAGGATGATATATACCAGAAGTTGCATGTATCATATTCTGTAAGATGATAATTTGGATGCTAATGTTAATTTAGCTCATTTTGTTGTGGAATTATACATTAATGAAAATTAAGCATCTTTGTGTGGTAATCACTCAATTGTTATTAGAGTTTGGACTATGAAAAGGGTGAAAATAATTAGTTGCTTGGCTCTGCAGGTTGATCTGGCCCACTTACTGGCAGCTCGAGAACAAGAATTGCGCACACTTTCAGCTGAGGTATTATTGGGGCTTGTGGTCCATTATAGGTGGCTTATGGTCTTTTGAACCTATCTCTTTTCTTATAAAATTAAGTGCCTGTAGAGATGGAAGTACTTTTATCCTATGCAGAACTAACATGTAAAGCAATTGTTTTAAGAAACGGTCGTACTTGTTCGTATAGCTTTCCGGGTAAAAAATTGAACTTGGACATCCGAATCCAATTTCCACAAATACTATCATGACCATGTTTTGCATTTTTATTATTGTTGAAAGTCAAGAATAATATATTTACATATGTCTAGATTCGCACGTGTTGAAGAACGTACGTAAGGCAAATATTATAGAATACCATTGAATATGTTGCATCTTCTCTTTTTCTACATGGTAACAAAGCTGCTACAATCTAGATGGAGACTCGAGCAAGTTCTATCTACCGGCGTGAGTTTACATCATCTGCTGGGTCAgagtttttcttaaaaatcttgtCTCCTTCTAGTGATTATTCAGGTGGCACCACTCTTATTGTGGATAATTGTTCTAATAGCACCATAATCTTTGGTGATCATTCTAACAAAACTGTCTCCTCCAACCATTTTAGCAGTCACTTTTTCCAGATACTTTTCAACTGAAACATTCCAAAACTTCTCCatctcttctttttcctcatGGCATCGCAGTCTCATAGTGAGTCCCTCCTCTATATGAATTTTTTGTAACCTTTCCTGAAAGCTCGTTATCTTTTAGTTTTCGTCATGGTAATCAGAGTTGAGTATTGAATTCCTTTTCTAAACATTACATTTCTGGTCACTGACTCACTGTTCCAGACAAATCTTCTTCTCTTCTTTATCTGCGTTCGAGTATTGAATCACTCCTTTGAGTATTGAATTTCACTGATTTGGAGATGTATTCTCTTATTTTCTGCTCATGAATCAGAGTTCGGATATTTAGACTCTTCTCTAAATATTGAATTTCCGGTTACTATTCTAGAAAAgtcttcttctcttttctttccttatGGCATCAAAGTTTGAGTATTGAGTCCCTCCTCCGAACAACCCAGTCACTATAAAAAATATCTTTCCTCACAGACTTAGTACCATCATTATCCAGTTAGTCTCGTGGCGGGGAGGAGATAAAACTCTAGCCAGCTTACTCAACTTGATTTTTTGGTTGTGATTTGGAAACTCGAATTATTTTACCAGCTTGAGTTTGAGAGAGCATGCtgaaatttaagaaaattaatgAAGTCATATGTGTCTAGATGCACATGGCATTTCTTATTTCAAGGTCTTGAGGATAAGCTTAACTTGGGTTTGTTCTAAATGGAGTCCATCTGGGTGTTCTATGTTGTGTCACCTTATTTCAAACTCTTGAGCATAAGCTTTATTTTGGATCTGTTTTAAGTGGGAGTCCACTGCACACAACTCATGcctttatggaattataatctcACATCAATGAGAAATACTCTCGCGGAGTTCCTTAAATAAGCTGTGACCATTGTTTCCCCCAATTCTGTCTCGGTATATGCGGAGGGATTGTTTCTAAGGACGAATGTAGTTTATTTGTCTGTGATATTTCTTTCCAAGTAGAAGTTTACTCAGCATTTGTTATCCTTTTACTTTTTTGCTATTATCTGCTGAAAGATTTCTGCTTCAGATCAATCAACTGCAATCTGAGCTTAGGCTTGCTCGATCTCTAATAGAAGAGAAGGATGCTGAGATGCAACGCATCCGCAGTACAAACAATCAGGTGTGTTTGaattatttttggaaaataaactTTTGCGTTGTTTAAATGCAAAATATCTGGTGTATTCAGAGATGGGCTCCCTTTTTGTATGGAGAACTGTCATATTATAAGTAAGTTGCAACTTCATGCTGCTCGTTTGTCTTCTTTTGCTGCAGCAGTTGCTTCTTTGCCGTTAAGAATGAACTGATGTATCAAAAGAAAAGTCAGTATTTATTTAACCTTGTAAAAAAGTCAAGTATTTGGTTAAGATGTAGCCATTAACAGTCGAGAAGAGCAATCCAAATTTGGAAGGCATCAGTCACCAATGAGTGatacctttttgtatttttctgcTCTTAGGATGGTCTTTGTTTCCGCTGGTTATTTAGTTTCTCGGCTGTGGGTGCGCCCCATTTGTTTAGCCATCTAGGTGCTCCATGCATGAGTCCTACGACCCTAGTCTGATTCGAGTAAAACGTCGACAGTTATTCCAAACCTACATTGATTTATAGCATGACTCGTTTATTATGATCAAACCTTTCTGCTTTCGTCAGACGGTCGGAGAACCATTTTGAGGTTCATGTCTAACTTGAGATTTTTTTTCCAGTTCTTGTAATTTTTGTATATTACGCAAACTGActtcctttgttttttttctCATGTACAGAAGTAGTGGTTACAGTTATTAAATGTTATTCTAACTCCATATCCATCTTGTTTTAGTATTTAGCTTTCTTCCATAATCTTGCGAGCTTCTTTTACAGCAAAAGGTTGCATGATATTTCCTTTTGATCCTTTTGTTTTGGGTGTTTGTCACAGTATGTAGAGGAAAATGAGAGGCTTAGAGCAATTATGGGCGAATGGAGCAACCGAGCAGCTAAGGTGACtctttatcattattatcatgtaGCTAAATAGTTATTGTTATCATTTTTCCCTTCGGTTAAAAACTAATGCATATAGTTTTGTTGTTGGAAAGCTTGAACGTGTGTTGGAGCTCGAAAGGATGTCAAACTTGGAATTGCAGAAAAAAGTAACCACACTGAAAAGCCAAACGCATGAATAAGTTCAACCAACGTAACCGCTAGGCTAGCAACTTGCGACTTATCAATAGACTAGCCAATTCTTTGTTCTTTTAGGTCTTATGAAGAGAATGATAGTTTCGACAAAGATACTCACTTGTCACCTGGGAAGGATGTGCTCTAATCTCTATGCACATAGACTACAAGCCATTCTAGGTTTCTCATGAGTAGCTTGCTGGATGCAACATTTTGAGCCTCCCATCTAATGTGTGGTCTCTGCACATTTTCGTTTTGTTTCCTCCAGTGAATGTCTTTATTAGTCTATTTCTTGACAGTTTTTGTTTACCCGTACGAAGAACTAGTACCATTTGTTTCTTACCAATTGTTACTAATTGAAGGTTATATTTGCAAAGAGTGCCACAGACGTGGTGACACCCACCTAAATATGCACGATTGAAAGATACAAACAGCATTTAGTTTGTTTTTTTTGCCCGGATTGCCctttatttggggtggtctttaatttttgcccttcaagttggtggtctttaaattttatcccTCGTCTAACACCCCAAAGTTATGAATTTGAACCCcagctcagttttttttttaaaaaaataaaaatcgcaaggcagactTTGTAAAATTTTGCCTCAAGGCAGAATAGCAAAATTGGGCTGCACAGGCAGAATTTCtgtccatgcaaattctgcctgaagggcggaatttaaagaccaccattttgagaggtaaaaattaaagaccacccccagcgaaattcgcagaattgccctttttttggggtggtatttaaattttgcccctcatatttgtggtctttaaattttgcccttcggctaaaacccataggttccgggttcgaactcccgctcagtcaaaaatttgcAAAGCAGGGTTTAAATTTcactatgccccctccggcagacttttagtcacgtttaactaaaagtctgccggagggggcagactttgccttgaagcatatatacatatttttttttaaacttttcaaggtaaacttttagtaatgctttaactaaaagtgtgccccataaaacataactaaaagtatgccccataaggcgtaagttttccttaaggcataactaaaagttttccttataaggtaaagtttaaattttgctatgccccctccggcagacttttagttgtgtttaactagaagtctgccggagggggcagactttgtcttgaagcatatatatatatatatttacttttcaagctaaacttttagttatgctttaactaaaaagtgtgccccaaagacataactaaaagtatgcccataagacggaacttttccttaaggcataacttaaactttgccttataaggcaaagtctatgccttaagaaaagttcttgccttatggggcataattttattatgtcttaactaaaattctgccccataaggcataactaaactatgtcttaggaaaaattctgccttatggggcagacttttagttatgccgg
Protein-coding sequences here:
- the LOC132616952 gene encoding protein FIP1-like isoform X1, with amino-acid sequence MSGERHSVENNLFLDVLDEAPLFGNRRPTSLIGSVFYCILLASFAVLAVGTTWIFHPIRGLVFELLCSCNVALLVMTGIFQQYLVYQVQKIRLQGYCVFSQKLKHIIRLPFATIAYGTAAMLLVMVWDPDISILSISTLLRIIMLAEVVCAASFMTLYIGYVHQYNSFHSQPDVLKSLYSPLQPSNSVEGPRYQDGGQLSDQVMALLQYQQENIHFLSEEILGLQESLSKYERSNDGTAPQVDLAHLLAAREQELRTLSAEINQLQSELRLARSLIEEKDAEMQRIRSTNNQYVEENERLRAIMGEWSNRAAKLERVLELERMSNLELQKKVTTLKSQTHE
- the LOC132616952 gene encoding protein FIP1-like isoform X5, which codes for MSGERHSVENNLFLDVLDEAPLFGNRRPTSLIGSVFYCILLGYCVFSQKLKHIIRLPFATIAYGTAAMLLVMVWDPDISILSISTLLRIIMLAEVVCAASFMTLYIGYVHQYNSFHSQPDVLKSLYSPLQPSNSVEGPRYQDGGQLSDQVMALLQYQQENIHFLSEEILGLQESLSKYERSNDGTAPQVDLAHLLAAREQELRTLSAEINQLQSELRLARSLIEEKDAEMQRIRSTNNQYVEENERLRAIMGEWSNRAAKLERVLELERMSNLELQKKVTTLKSQTHE
- the LOC132616952 gene encoding protein FIP1-like isoform X3, whose protein sequence is MSGERHSVENNLFLDVLDEAPLFGFAVLAVGTTWIFHPIRGLVFELLCSCNVALLVMTGIFQQYLVYQVQKIRLQGYCVFSQKLKHIIRLPFATIAYGTAAMLLVMVWDPDISILSISTLLRIIMLAEVVCAASFMTLYIGYVHQYNSFHSQPDVLKSLYSPLQPSNSVEGPRYQDGGQLSDQVMALLQYQQENIHFLSEEILGLQESLSKYERSNDGTAPQVDLAHLLAAREQELRTLSAEINQLQSELRLARSLIEEKDAEMQRIRSTNNQYVEENERLRAIMGEWSNRAAKLERVLELERMSNLELQKKVTTLKSQTHE
- the LOC132616952 gene encoding protein FIP1-like isoform X6, translating into MTGIFQQYLVYQVQKIRLQGYCVFSQKLKHIIRLPFATIAYGTAAMLLVMVWDPDISILSISTLLRIIMLAEVVCAASFMTLYIGYVHQYNSFHSQPDVLKSLYSPLQPSNSVEGPRYQDGGQLSDQVMALLQYQQENIHFLSEEILGLQESLSKYERSNDGTAPQVDLAHLLAAREQELRTLSAEINQLQSELRLARSLIEEKDAEMQRIRSTNNQYVEENERLRAIMGEWSNRAAKLERVLELERMSNLELQKKVTTLKSQTHE
- the LOC132616952 gene encoding protein FIP1-like isoform X2, which produces MYWMRHLFSVIGGLQALLGVFSTVSYWQAGFAVLAVGTTWIFHPIRGLVFELLCSCNVALLVMTGIFQQYLVYQVQKIRLQGYCVFSQKLKHIIRLPFATIAYGTAAMLLVMVWDPDISILSISTLLRIIMLAEVVCAASFMTLYIGYVHQYNSFHSQPDVLKSLYSPLQPSNSVEGPRYQDGGQLSDQVMALLQYQQENIHFLSEEILGLQESLSKYERSNDGTAPQVDLAHLLAAREQELRTLSAEINQLQSELRLARSLIEEKDAEMQRIRSTNNQYVEENERLRAIMGEWSNRAAKLERVLELERMSNLELQKKVTTLKSQTHE
- the LOC132616952 gene encoding protein FIP1-like isoform X4; its protein translation is MYWMRHLFSAGFAVLAVGTTWIFHPIRGLVFELLCSCNVALLVMTGIFQQYLVYQVQKIRLQGYCVFSQKLKHIIRLPFATIAYGTAAMLLVMVWDPDISILSISTLLRIIMLAEVVCAASFMTLYIGYVHQYNSFHSQPDVLKSLYSPLQPSNSVEGPRYQDGGQLSDQVMALLQYQQENIHFLSEEILGLQESLSKYERSNDGTAPQVDLAHLLAAREQELRTLSAEINQLQSELRLARSLIEEKDAEMQRIRSTNNQYVEENERLRAIMGEWSNRAAKLERVLELERMSNLELQKKVTTLKSQTHE
- the LOC132616952 gene encoding protein FIP1-like isoform X7, which gives rise to MLLVMVWDPDISILSISTLLRIIMLAEVVCAASFMTLYIGYVHQYNSFHSQPDVLKSLYSPLQPSNSVEGPRYQDGGQLSDQVMALLQYQQENIHFLSEEILGLQESLSKYERSNDGTAPQVDLAHLLAAREQELRTLSAEINQLQSELRLARSLIEEKDAEMQRIRSTNNQYVEENERLRAIMGEWSNRAAKLERVLELERMSNLELQKKVTTLKSQTHE